The Manihot esculenta cultivar AM560-2 chromosome 1, M.esculenta_v8, whole genome shotgun sequence genome has a window encoding:
- the LOC110622436 gene encoding RNA cytidine acetyltransferase 1 isoform X1, whose product MRKKVDDRIRTMIENGVKARHRSMFVIIGDKSRDQIVNLHYMLSKAVIKARPNVLWCYKEKLELSSHKKKRTRQVKKLMQRGLLDPEKADPFSLFVESGAVSYCLYRDSERILGNTYAMCILQDFEALTPNILARTIETVEGGGLVVLLLSTLSSLTSLCTMVMDVHERYRTESHSEIVSRFNERFLLSLTSCKACLVMDDELNILPISSHVRSTIRPSEDPDSVGTKELKNLKEQLNDVLPAGPLVGMCKTLDQGRAVSTFLNAILDKAFESNIVLISSRGRGKSAALGLAIAGALAAGYSRIFVTAPSPENLKSLFDFACKGLQSLDYEEHSHYDIVRNANSEFRKTITKINVYKGHNQVVQYIKPHDHVKLSQAELLVIDEAAAIPLPVVKSLLGQYLVFISSTVNGYEGTGRSLSLKLLGHLEMKSQNPAFAANSSHSGNQFQKIELKEPIRYSSGDPIESWLNSLLCLDVMNSTPAISRFPHPKECDLYYVNRDTLFSFHKESEIFLQRMMALYVSSHYKNSPNDLQLMADAPAHHLFVLLGPVDETRNILPDILCVIQVCLEGEISHKSALQSLQMGRLPSGDQIPWKFCEEFENTDFPNFSGVRIVRIAVHPSTLGQGYGSAALDLLTRYYEGKLTATAEINVEKNVTTLYDNVVQAAKKISLLEETFAPRENLPPLLIHPRERLPERVDYIGASFGLTRDLFHFWKKHKFTPFYICDNPNNTTGEHSCMVIKPLEIDDTEQLYKFLYPFYQCFKRKFVKRLPSCFRELDYKLAMSILDPKVNFSEATLCSEKDSILVKLICSPDEMILLESYANNRKDYGKVKHLVPLLAYYYFQEKLPIALSHLQASLLLCMGLQLHDITYIEEKMRIERQQVLHLFRKVMVKFYKYFYDVLTKELDMRFPQDNKVALKPHSVSVEEDLNDGAQRVVQERMRMDNVDLLNPESIQQYSIEDREDEFKQVLKKCSRISASGSGLLSVKSNRTASEKRKRPERTLKSRKKKKVKGSDNVIQKMSRKTI is encoded by the exons ATGAGGAAGAAGGTTGATGATCGCATTAGGACCATGATTGAGAATGGAGTAAAGGCTAGGCATCGCTCTATGTTCGTTATTATTGGAGACAAATCTCGTGATCAG ATAGTCAATCTCCACTACATGTTGAGCAAAGCTGTCATCAAAGCAAGGCCAAACGTTTTATGGTGCTACAAGGAAAAATTGGAACTTAGTAG CCACAAGAAAAAACGCACAAGGCAGGTTAAGAAGCTAATGCAAAGGGGACTTCTTGATCCTGAAAAGGCCGACcctttttctttgtttgttGAAAGTGGAGCAGTTTCTTATTGCTTATATAGGGATTCAGAGAGAATACTTGGGAATACATATGCCATGTGCATTTTACAG GATTTTGAAGCATTGACACCAAATATTCTTGCAAGAACTATTGAAACTGTGGAAGGTGGTGGTTTGGTGGTTCTGCTTCTTAGTACACTCTCCTCGCTTACGAGCTTGTGCACAATGGTCATG GATGTTCATGAAAGGTATAGAACGGAATCACATTCTGAAATAGTCTCTCGGTTCAATGAACGGTTTCTATTATCACTGACGTCATGCAAGGCATGCTTGGTCATGGATGATGAACTTAACATTTTGCCAATCTCATCACATGTGAGGTCCACAATTAGGCCATCTGAG GATCCTGATTCTGTGGGAACAAAAGAATTGAAGAATTTGAAGGAACAACTTAATGATGTCCTACCAGCTGGTCCTTTGGTTGGAATGTGTAAAACATTGGATCAG GGAAGAGCTGTTTCAACTTTTCTAAATGCGATTTTGGACAAGGCTTTTGAAAGCAATATTGTGCTGATTTCTTCACGTGGCCGAGGTAAATCTGCAGCGTTAGGATTGGCAATTGCAGGAGCTTTAGCTGCGGG GTACTCGCGCATTTTTGTTACTGCTCCTTCCCCAGAAAACTTGAAATCGCTGTTTGACTTTGCTTGCAAGGGGCTGCAATCATTGGATTACGAG GAGCATTCGCATTATGATATAGTCAGAAATGCAAATTCAGAGTTTCGGAAGACGATTACAAAAATAAATGTTTATAAGGGTCACAACCAAGTGGTTCAG TATATCAAGCCTCATGACCATGTAAAGCTATCCCAAGCTGAGCTTCTGGTTATTGATGAAGCAGCAGCTATTCCATTGCCAGTTGTCAAGTCATTGCTGGGACAATATCTGGTCTTTATATCATCTACAGTAAACGG gtATGAAGGCACAGGACGCTCTTTGTCACTGAAGCTTCTTGGTCATTTAGAAATGAAAAGTCAGAATCCTGCTTTTGCTGCTAATTCTAGTCACTCTG GTAACCAATTCCAGAAGATAGAATTGAAGGAGCCTATCAGATATTCATCCGGGGATCCAATAGAGTCTTGGCTTAATAGTTTACTGTGCTTGGATGTTATGAATTCCACCCCTGCTATAAGCAG GTTCCCTCATCCTAAAGAATGTGATTTGTATTATGTAAATCGAGACACCTTGTTCTCCTTCCACAAAGAAAGTGAAATATTTCTACAG aGAATGATGGCTCTTTATGTTTCATCTCACTACAAGAACTCTCCTAATGATCTGCAACTAATGGCTGATGCTCCAGCACACCACCTATTTGTACTGCTTG GACCTGTTGATGAGACCAGAAATATTCTTCCAGACATTTTGTGTGTTATCCAA GTGTGCCTTGAAGGAGAGATTTCACATAAATCTGCATTGCAGAGCTTGCAAATGGGGCGCCTGCCTTCTGGTGATCAAATTCCATGGAAGTTCTGTGAAGAGTTTGAGAATACAGATTTTCCGAACTTCTCAGGGGTTCGCATTGTCAGAATAGCAGTTCATCCCAGCACTCTAGGG CAAGGATACGGTTCAGCAGCCCTGGATCTTCTAACAAG ATACTATGAGGGAAAGTTGACTGCTACTGCTGAGATAAATGTTGAAAAGAATGTAACAACACTTTATGACAACGTCGTTCAGGCTGCAAAGAAG ATCTCCCTGTTAGAAGAAACTTTTGCTCCTAGAGAAAACCTTCCACCTTTGCTGATACATCCTCGTGAAAGATTGCCTGAGAGAGTTGATTATATCGGTGCTTCTTTTGGGCTTACAAGGGATCTATTTCATTTCTGGAAGAAACACAAATTTACCCCCTTCTACATATGTGATAATCCA AATAACACAACTGGTGAGCATAGTTGCATGGTGATTAAGCCATTGGAGATTGATGATACTGAACAACTTTACAAGTTTCTTTACCCTTTCTATCAGT GTTTCAAAAGGAAGTTTGTGAAACGTCTACCATCATGCTTTCGAGAGTTGGATTACAAGCTTGCTATGAG TATTTTGGATCCAAAGGTCAACTTCTCGGAGGCTACATTATGCTCAGAAAAGGATTCTATTTTGGTAAAATTGATTTGCTCTCCAGATGAAATGATATTGCTGGAGTCTTATGCTAACAATCGTAAAGACTATGGGAAG GTCAAGCATCTTGTGCCACTATTAGCCTATTACTACTTTCAAGAGAAGCTTCCAATTGCATTATCACATCTCCAAGCATCACTTTTATTATGCATGGGCTTGCAGCTTCATGATATAACTTACATTGAG GAGAAAATGAGGATAGAAAGGCAGCAAGTCCTGCATCTGTTCCGCAAGGTTATGGTAAAATTTTACAAGTATTTTTATGATGTTCTAACCAAAGAATTGGATATGAGATTCCCTCAGGATAACAAG GTTGCATTGAAGCCTCATAGTGTGTCAGTTGAAGAAGATTTAAACGATGGTGCACAGCGAGTTGTG cAGGAAAGGATGAGAATGGACAATGTGGATCTGCTGAACCCAGAATCAATACAGCAATATTCCATTGAGGATAGAGAAGATGAATTTAAGCAAGTCCTTAAAAAATGTAGTAGAATATCTGCCAGTGGCAGTGGCCTTCTAAGTGTGAAGTCCAACAGAACTGCATCTGAGAAGCGCAAAAGGCCTGAAAGAACTCTTAAAAGtcgaaagaagaaaaaagtgaAGGGATCAGACAATGTCATCCAGAAAATGTCCAGGAAAACCATTTGA
- the LOC110622436 gene encoding RNA cytidine acetyltransferase 1 isoform X2 encodes MRKKVDDRIRTMIENGVKARHRSMFVIIGDKSRDQIVNLHYMLSKAVIKARPNVLWCYKEKLELSSHKKKRTRQVKKLMQRGLLDPEKADPFSLFVESGAVSYCLYRDSERILGNTYAMCILQDFEALTPNILARTIETVEGGGLVVLLLSTLSSLTSLCTMVMDVHERYRTESHSEIVSRFNERFLLSLTSCKACLVMDDELNILPISSHVRSTIRPSEDPDSVGTKELKNLKEQLNDVLPAGPLVGMCKTLDQGRAVSTFLNAILDKAFESNIVLISSRGRGKSAALGLAIAGALAAGYSRIFVTAPSPENLKSLFDFACKGLQSLDYEEHSHYDIVRNANSEFRKTITKINVYKGHNQVVQYIKPHDHVKLSQAELLVIDEAAAIPLPVVKSLLGQYLVFISSTVNGYEGTGRSLSLKLLGHLEMKSQNPAFAANSSHSGNQFQKIELKEPIRYSSGDPIESWLNSLLCLDVMNSTPAISRFPHPKECDLYYVNRDTLFSFHKESEIFLQRMMALYVSSHYKNSPNDLQLMADAPAHHLFVLLGPVDETRNILPDILCVIQVCLEGEISHKSALQSLQMGRLPSGDQIPWKFCEEFENTDFPNFSGVRIVRIAVHPSTLGQGYGSAALDLLTRYYEGKLTATAEINVEKNVTTLYDNVVQAAKKISLLEETFAPRENLPPLLIHPRERLPERVDYIGASFGLTRDLFHFWKKHKFTPFYICDNPNNTTGEHSCMVIKPLEIDDTEQLYKFLYPFYQCFKRKFVKRLPSCFRELDYKLAMSILDPKVNFSEATLCSEKDSILVKLICSPDEMILLESYANNRKDYGKVKHLVPLLAYYYFQEKLPIALSHLQASLLLCMGLQLHDITYIEEKMRIERQQVLHLFRKVMVKFYKYFYDVLTKELDMRFPQDNKVALKPHSVSVEEDLNDGAQRVVERMRMDNVDLLNPESIQQYSIEDREDEFKQVLKKCSRISASGSGLLSVKSNRTASEKRKRPERTLKSRKKKKVKGSDNVIQKMSRKTI; translated from the exons ATGAGGAAGAAGGTTGATGATCGCATTAGGACCATGATTGAGAATGGAGTAAAGGCTAGGCATCGCTCTATGTTCGTTATTATTGGAGACAAATCTCGTGATCAG ATAGTCAATCTCCACTACATGTTGAGCAAAGCTGTCATCAAAGCAAGGCCAAACGTTTTATGGTGCTACAAGGAAAAATTGGAACTTAGTAG CCACAAGAAAAAACGCACAAGGCAGGTTAAGAAGCTAATGCAAAGGGGACTTCTTGATCCTGAAAAGGCCGACcctttttctttgtttgttGAAAGTGGAGCAGTTTCTTATTGCTTATATAGGGATTCAGAGAGAATACTTGGGAATACATATGCCATGTGCATTTTACAG GATTTTGAAGCATTGACACCAAATATTCTTGCAAGAACTATTGAAACTGTGGAAGGTGGTGGTTTGGTGGTTCTGCTTCTTAGTACACTCTCCTCGCTTACGAGCTTGTGCACAATGGTCATG GATGTTCATGAAAGGTATAGAACGGAATCACATTCTGAAATAGTCTCTCGGTTCAATGAACGGTTTCTATTATCACTGACGTCATGCAAGGCATGCTTGGTCATGGATGATGAACTTAACATTTTGCCAATCTCATCACATGTGAGGTCCACAATTAGGCCATCTGAG GATCCTGATTCTGTGGGAACAAAAGAATTGAAGAATTTGAAGGAACAACTTAATGATGTCCTACCAGCTGGTCCTTTGGTTGGAATGTGTAAAACATTGGATCAG GGAAGAGCTGTTTCAACTTTTCTAAATGCGATTTTGGACAAGGCTTTTGAAAGCAATATTGTGCTGATTTCTTCACGTGGCCGAGGTAAATCTGCAGCGTTAGGATTGGCAATTGCAGGAGCTTTAGCTGCGGG GTACTCGCGCATTTTTGTTACTGCTCCTTCCCCAGAAAACTTGAAATCGCTGTTTGACTTTGCTTGCAAGGGGCTGCAATCATTGGATTACGAG GAGCATTCGCATTATGATATAGTCAGAAATGCAAATTCAGAGTTTCGGAAGACGATTACAAAAATAAATGTTTATAAGGGTCACAACCAAGTGGTTCAG TATATCAAGCCTCATGACCATGTAAAGCTATCCCAAGCTGAGCTTCTGGTTATTGATGAAGCAGCAGCTATTCCATTGCCAGTTGTCAAGTCATTGCTGGGACAATATCTGGTCTTTATATCATCTACAGTAAACGG gtATGAAGGCACAGGACGCTCTTTGTCACTGAAGCTTCTTGGTCATTTAGAAATGAAAAGTCAGAATCCTGCTTTTGCTGCTAATTCTAGTCACTCTG GTAACCAATTCCAGAAGATAGAATTGAAGGAGCCTATCAGATATTCATCCGGGGATCCAATAGAGTCTTGGCTTAATAGTTTACTGTGCTTGGATGTTATGAATTCCACCCCTGCTATAAGCAG GTTCCCTCATCCTAAAGAATGTGATTTGTATTATGTAAATCGAGACACCTTGTTCTCCTTCCACAAAGAAAGTGAAATATTTCTACAG aGAATGATGGCTCTTTATGTTTCATCTCACTACAAGAACTCTCCTAATGATCTGCAACTAATGGCTGATGCTCCAGCACACCACCTATTTGTACTGCTTG GACCTGTTGATGAGACCAGAAATATTCTTCCAGACATTTTGTGTGTTATCCAA GTGTGCCTTGAAGGAGAGATTTCACATAAATCTGCATTGCAGAGCTTGCAAATGGGGCGCCTGCCTTCTGGTGATCAAATTCCATGGAAGTTCTGTGAAGAGTTTGAGAATACAGATTTTCCGAACTTCTCAGGGGTTCGCATTGTCAGAATAGCAGTTCATCCCAGCACTCTAGGG CAAGGATACGGTTCAGCAGCCCTGGATCTTCTAACAAG ATACTATGAGGGAAAGTTGACTGCTACTGCTGAGATAAATGTTGAAAAGAATGTAACAACACTTTATGACAACGTCGTTCAGGCTGCAAAGAAG ATCTCCCTGTTAGAAGAAACTTTTGCTCCTAGAGAAAACCTTCCACCTTTGCTGATACATCCTCGTGAAAGATTGCCTGAGAGAGTTGATTATATCGGTGCTTCTTTTGGGCTTACAAGGGATCTATTTCATTTCTGGAAGAAACACAAATTTACCCCCTTCTACATATGTGATAATCCA AATAACACAACTGGTGAGCATAGTTGCATGGTGATTAAGCCATTGGAGATTGATGATACTGAACAACTTTACAAGTTTCTTTACCCTTTCTATCAGT GTTTCAAAAGGAAGTTTGTGAAACGTCTACCATCATGCTTTCGAGAGTTGGATTACAAGCTTGCTATGAG TATTTTGGATCCAAAGGTCAACTTCTCGGAGGCTACATTATGCTCAGAAAAGGATTCTATTTTGGTAAAATTGATTTGCTCTCCAGATGAAATGATATTGCTGGAGTCTTATGCTAACAATCGTAAAGACTATGGGAAG GTCAAGCATCTTGTGCCACTATTAGCCTATTACTACTTTCAAGAGAAGCTTCCAATTGCATTATCACATCTCCAAGCATCACTTTTATTATGCATGGGCTTGCAGCTTCATGATATAACTTACATTGAG GAGAAAATGAGGATAGAAAGGCAGCAAGTCCTGCATCTGTTCCGCAAGGTTATGGTAAAATTTTACAAGTATTTTTATGATGTTCTAACCAAAGAATTGGATATGAGATTCCCTCAGGATAACAAG GTTGCATTGAAGCCTCATAGTGTGTCAGTTGAAGAAGATTTAAACGATGGTGCACAGCGAGTTGTG GAAAGGATGAGAATGGACAATGTGGATCTGCTGAACCCAGAATCAATACAGCAATATTCCATTGAGGATAGAGAAGATGAATTTAAGCAAGTCCTTAAAAAATGTAGTAGAATATCTGCCAGTGGCAGTGGCCTTCTAAGTGTGAAGTCCAACAGAACTGCATCTGAGAAGCGCAAAAGGCCTGAAAGAACTCTTAAAAGtcgaaagaagaaaaaagtgaAGGGATCAGACAATGTCATCCAGAAAATGTCCAGGAAAACCATTTGA
- the LOC110615756 gene encoding homeobox-leucine zipper protein ANTHOCYANINLESS 2 gives MSFGGFLENGSPGGGGARIVADIAYSSSSMPAGAIAQPRLISHSLTKSMFNSPGLSLALQQPNIDGQGDVPRMVENFEPNGARRSREEEHESRSGSDNLDGASGDDQDAADNRPRKKRYHRHTPQQIQELEALFKECPHPDEKQRLELSRRLCLETRQVKFWFQNRRTQMKTQLERHENTLLRQENDKLRAENMSIRDAMRNPICSNCGGPAIIGDISLEEQHLTIENARLKEELDRVCALAGKFLGRPISLLANSIGPPMPNSSLELGVGNNGFGCLSNAAATVPLGPDFSNALPVVTQTRPPTASMTGFDRSLERSMFLELALAAMDELVKLAQTDEPLWFRSLEGGREVLNHEEYMRIFTPCIGMKPSGFVSEASRETGMVIINGLALVETLMDSNRWAEMFPCMIARTSTTDVISTGMGGTRNGSLQLMHAELQALSPLVPVREVNFLRFCKQHAEGVWAVVDVSIDTIRETSGAPTFVNCRRLPSGCVVQDMPNGYSKVTWVEHAEYDETQIHQLYRPLISSGMGFGAQRWVATLQRQCECLAILMSSTVPTRDHTAITSSGRRSMLKLAQRMTDNFCAGVCASTVHKWNKLNAGNVDEDVRVMTRKSVDDPGEPPGIVLSAATSVWLPVSPQRLFDFLRDERLRSEWDILSNGGPMQEMAHIAKGQDQGNCVSLLRASAMNANQSSMLILQETCIDAAGSLVVYAPVDIPAMHVVMNGGDSAYVALLPSGFAIVPDGPGSRGSPGTANDPTSNNGGGPGGQHRVSGSLLTVAFQILVNSLPTAKLTVESVETVNNLISCTVQKIKAALQCES, from the exons ATGAGTTTTGGGGGTTTCCTTGAAAACGGTAgtcctggtggtggaggtgcaagaATCGTGGCGGACATAGCATACAGCAGCAGCAGCATGCCCGCTGGTGCAATAGCTCAGCCACGCCTTATCTCTCATTCGCTCACTAAATCCATGTTCAACTCCCCTGGACTGTCTCTAGCTCTT CAACAACCCAACATAGATGGTCAAGGTGACGTACCTAGGATGGTCGAAAACTTTGAGCCAAACGGTGCTAGGAGGAGCAGAGAAGAAGAACATGAGAGCAGATCTGGGAGTGATAATCTGGACGGAGCTTCTGGTGATGATCAAGACGCAGCTGACAATCGTCCAAGGAAGAAGAGATATCACCGACACACTCCACAGCAAATTCAAGAACTGGAAGC TCTGTTCAAGGAGTGTCCTCATCCTGACGAGAAACAAAGATTGGAGCTTAGCAGAAGGCTTTGCTTGGAGACCAGGCAAGTCAAGTTCTGGTTTCAAAATCGCCGAACCCAAATGAAG ACCCAATTGGAACGCCACGAGAACACATTACTCAGGCAAGAGAACGACAAACTTCGGGCAGAGAACATGTCCATTAGGGATGCTATGAGAAACCCAATTTGTTCCAACTGCGGTGGTCCTGCAATTATTGGTGATATTTCGCTTGAAGAGCAGCATTTGACGATTGAGAATGCCCGCTTAAAAGAAGAACTAGATCGTGTTTGTGCCCTTGCTGGAAAGTTCTTGGGTCGCCCCATTTCTTTGTTGGCTAATTCTATTGGCCCTCCGATGCCAAATTCGAGCTTGGAGCTTGGTGTTGGTAATAATGGTTTTGGTTGTTTAAGCAACGCTGCTGCAACAGTACCTTTGGGGCCTGATTTTTCCAATGCTTTGCCTGTGGTGACCCAAACTAGACCACCAACAGCTAGCATGACAGGCTTTGATAGATCACTTGAGAGATCTATGTTCCTGGAACTGGCGTTGGCTGCCATGGATGAGTTGGTTAAGTTGGCGCAGACTGATGAGCCTCTTTGGTTCAGGAGCTTGGAGGGGGGTAGGGAAGTATTGAACCATGAAGAATATATGAGAATTTTCACTCCTTGCATTGGCATGAAACCTAGTGGGTTTGTTTCTGAGGCTTCCAGGGAGACTGGCATGGTAATCATCAATGGTTTGGCTCTTGTAGAGACTTTGATGGACTCG AATCGATGGGCAGAAATGTTTCCTTGTATGATTGCCAGGACATCTACCACTGATGTGATATCCACTGGAATGGGGGGAACTAGAAATGGTTCACTTCAGTTG ATGCATGCTGAGCTCCAAGCTCTATCTCCTTTGGTCCCCGTTCGAGAGGTCAATTTCCTCCGGTTTTGCAAGCAGCACGCGGAGGGGGTGTGGGCTGTTGTTGACGTATCCATTGACACCATCAGAGAAACTTCCGGTGCGCCAACATTTGTGAACTGCAGGAGGCTTCCTTCTGGTTGTGTGGTTCAGGATATGCCTAACGGGTACTCCAAG GTTACATGGGTTGAGCATGCAGAATATGACGAGACTCAAATTCACCAACTCTACCGGCCGTTGATTAGTTCCGGTATGGGCTTCGGCGCCCAGCGGTGGGTCGCCACCCTTCAACGTCAATGCGAGTGTCTAGCTATTCTCATGTCCTCTACTGTTCCCACCAGGGACCACACAG CGATTACCTCAAGTGGGAGACGAAGCATGCTGAAGCTGGCTCAGAGAATGACGGATAACTTCTGTGCTGGGGTATGCGCGTCGACGGTCCACAAATGGAACAAGCTGAACGCAGGAAATGTGGATGAAGATGTCAGGGTGATGACTAGAAAGAGCGTGGATGATCCTGGCGAGCCTCCGGGTATTGTATTGAGTGCTGCGACTTCAGTTTGGCTGCCTGTTTCTCCTCAGAGGTTGTTCGATTTTCTGCGCGATGAACGGTTGAGAAGTGAGTGGGACATTTTATCCAACGGTGGACCCATGCAGGAGATGGCCCACATTGCCAAGGGCCAGGATCAAGGCAACTGCGTCTCTCTCCTACGTGCAAGT GCCATGAACGCGAACCAGAGCAGCATGCTGATCCTGCAGGAGACATGCATAGACGCAGCGGGGTCGCTTGTAGTGTACGCTCCCGTTGACATTCCAGCCATGCACGTGGTGATGAACGGTGGAGATTCTGCCTATGTAGCTCTCCTTCCATCGGGATTCGCTATTGTCCCTGACGGTCCTGGCTCCCGTGGGTCCCCTGGCACCGCTAATGACCCAACTAGTAATAACGGAGGTGGTCCAGGCGGCCAACACAGAGTGAGTGGGTCCCTTCTGACGGTGGCATTCCAAATTTTGGTGAATAGTCTCCCTACGGCCAAGCTTACTGTTGAGTCGGTGGAGACGGTGAACAATCTCATCTCCTGCACTGTCCAAAAAATCAAAGCAGCGCTTCAATGTGAAAGCTGA
- the LOC110615765 gene encoding probable pectin methyltransferase QUA3, translating to MGHLNLPASKRNPRQWKLLDLVSAAFFGLVFLFFLLVFTPLGDSLAASGRQALLLSTSDPRQRLRLIELIEAGRHPQQIEACSADSVDHMPCEDPRRNSQLSREMNFYRERHCPLPDETPLCLIPPPNGYKVPVQWPQSLHKIWHANMPHNKIADRKGHQGWMKEEGEYFVFPGGGTMFPEGAIPYIEKLGQYIPISGGVLRTALDMGCGVASFGGYLLKEGILALSFAPRDSHKAQIQFALERGIPAFVAMLGTRRLPFPAFSFDLVHCSRCLIPFTAYNATYFIEVDRLLRPGGYLVISGPPVQWAKQDKEWADLQGVARALCYELIAVDGNTVIWKKPAGDSCLPNQNEYGLELCDETDDPSYAWYFKLKKCVSRISSVNGEYAVGTIPKWPDRVTRAPSRAMLVKNGIDLFEADTRRWSRRLVYYRNSLNVKLGTQAIRNVMDMNAFFGGFAAALASDPVWVMNVVPADKLSTLGVIFDRGLIGVYHDWCEPFSTYPRTYDLIHVAGIESLIKNPDSSKNRCNLVDLIVEMDRILRPEGTAIIRDTPEVIDKVVHIAHAVRWTAIIHEKEPESHGREIILVATKSFWKLP from the exons ATGGGACACCTTAATCTACCTGCATCAAAGCGAAACCCTAGACAGTGGAAGCTGCTCGACCTCGTTTCTGCTGCATTCTTCGGTTTAgtctttcttttcttccttcTCGTTTTTACTCCTCTCGGTGATTCTCTCGCCGCCTCTGGCCGCCAGGCTCTTCTCCTCTCCACTTCGGATCCGCGTCAGCGTCTCCGCCTCATCGAGCTAATCGAGGCCGGTCGACATCCTCAGCAGATCGAGGCCTGCTCTGCAGACTCTGTTGATCATATGCCGTGTGAAGATCCCAGGCGCAATAGCCAGCTCAGTAGAGAAATGAATTTCTATCGAGAGCGTCACTGTCCGCTTCCAGATGAGACCCCTCTCTGCTTGATCCCACCCCCAAATGGGTACAAGGTTCCTGTCCAATGGCCCCAGAGTTTGCATAAG ATATGGCACGCCAACATGCCACACAACAAAATTGCAGACAGGAAAGGTCACCAAGGATGGATGAAGGAGGAAGGTGAATACTTCGTTTTCCCTGGCGGTGGAACAATGTTTCCTGAGGGAGCCATACCGTACATTGAAAAACTTGGGCAGTATATCCCTATAAGTGGTGGAGTTCTAAGGACTGCTCTTGACATGGGATGTGGG GTTGCTAGTTTTGGAGGATATCTGCTAAAAGAAGGAATCTTAGCCCTCTCATTTGCACCTAGAGATTCACACAAAGCACAAATACAATTTGCACTAGAAAGAGGAATTCCAGCATTTGTTGCCATGCTTGGGACTCGCAGACTCCCATTTCCTGCTTTCTCATTTGACTTGGTGCATTGCTCTCGATGTTTGATCCCTTTTACAGCCTATA ATGCAACTTATTTCATTGAAGTGGATAGACTACTTCGCCCTGGAGGATATCTAGTCATCTCTGGTCCTCCTGTTCAGTGGGCTAAACAAGATAAGGAATGGGCAGATCTCCAAGGTGTGGCAAGAGCATTATGTTATGAGCTGATTGCTGTAGATGGAAACACAGTCATATGGAAAAAGCCTGCTGGAGATTCATGCCTGCCCAACCAAAATGAATATGGGCTTGAACTGTGTGATGAAACAGATGACCCAAGTTATGCATG GTACTTCAAATTAAAGAAATGTGTGAGTAGGATTTCTTCAGTCAATGGAGAATATGCTGTTGGGACAATTCCTAAGTGGCCGGATAGGGTTACAAGAGCTCCTTCAAGAGCCATGCTTGTGAAAAATGGGATTGATTTGTTTGAAGCTGACACACGACGTTGGTCGAGGAGGTTGGTGTACTACAGGAACTCATTGAATGTGAAGCTAGGAACTCAAGCCATACGCAATGTCATGGACATGAATGCATTTTTTGGGGGTTTTGCTGCAGCACTTGCTTCTGATCCTGTATGGGTGATGAATGTTGTTCCTGCTGACAAGCTTTCTACCCTTGGTGTAATTTTTGACCGAGGCCTTATTGGAGTCTACCATGACTG GTGTGAGCCTTTCTCAACATATCCTCGAACTTATGATCTCATCCATGTAGCAGGCATTGAATCACTCATAAAAAATCCAGATTCTAGCAAGAACAG GTGCAATCTTgtggatttgatagtggagatGGATCGGATTTTGCGACCAGAAGGAACTGCTATAATTCGTGATACTCCTGAAGTTATTGACAAAGTGGTTCATATCGCTCATGCTGTAAGATGGACAGCTATTATACATGAGAAAGAACCTGAATCACACGGGAGAGAGATAATTCTGGTTGCAACAAAAAGCTTTTGGAAGCTTCCTTGA